The Xyrauchen texanus isolate HMW12.3.18 chromosome 28, RBS_HiC_50CHRs, whole genome shotgun sequence genome has a segment encoding these proteins:
- the LOC127622312 gene encoding adhesion G-protein coupled receptor F3-like isoform X1: MIEGNKTLNVAENLPGIIGISLDTLGVTITNAEIVAECEIIGTNSTCWCGRDYVWSNLVCDSVNKCCNVDKCVANISHYTPLCLPKVNVSLSGLLTGSSSNVIALLDSSFRVLNAFNSLTILNTNKTGINTYTHNFSVSLSSVFSTTKVQSIINALLNNTTVYSLNVMSLGMVYIEAPEGKVCYNSKQQLNCMSVEQMEKCEWKMVRGDETPLILGPGSELTLSDTCTKTTTVTLLKTNGYWSGTYMCLFITGNIAHMASAPLQIALLPEVINVTSMPQTADCSAEKSTKVTISCSIENSTEIYKAYLKFGTTEKLSPIKYAGDLFCTEDSTDGKNWPKTKNNEIAVIDCVEPGRQGILKRKCLGNKWGEEVSLCVKTILNAVALQAKDFEKGLGATQEGAQLIFQSLRNNTSEVGENTFGDVMTGLTVFQTMKNASVNMPMRENLLEDFIESASSMLNITWNVEDKEENGALATQYLSSVEGLIKSIRINASNGYNASNIQFQVCRSGPSCNGSVFGVDVELNATADMVKTVGLLSLANHLPMLEYKSAYVSNIVVSATVENNTSPGVNIKLAFPNEDADAEMLCVFWNVTEESWSDEGCQFVRGPGNIPYCECDHLTSFSVLMSKHPVNLPFMELITYIGLGTSICSLIIYIIIECLVWSAIVISNLSHFRHTALLNIGLCLLLADCSFLASSFPSILNDTMCLVLVVAKHYFFLAMFFWMLCLSVMLVHQLIFVFSHIGKKVYMILGFTIGYVCPTVTVAVTYLYYNQLTDVPYYDTKTCWLTYTSAMVGSIHAFLLPVGTIVLVNIFAMVTVIVTVLKPSGAETNKKGDRDATKSIIKVIIFLTPIFGGTWILGLFVFIMNDFKQLITCVVHYLFTILNSFQGFFILLTGCLAEKRVRDEILRMVMFGKSGKGPGTTTTITNK, encoded by the exons ATGATTGAGGGCAATAAGACCCTAAATGTTGCTGAAAATCTGCCTGGAATCATCGGGATTTCTTTGGATACATTAGGGGTGACGATTACAAATGCTGAAATAGTCGCAG AGTGTGAGATAATTGGCACAAATTCAACATGCTGGTGCGGAAGAGACTATGTTTGGAGCAACCTTGTGTGTGACTCCGTCAATAAATGCTGCAATGTGGACAAATGTGTGGCAAATATATCACACTACACACCACTGTGCCTGCCCAAAGTGAATG TTTCACTCAGTGGCCTGCTCACTGGTTCCTCCTCAAATGTCATTGCATTG CTGGACAGCTCTTTCCGTGTGCTAAATGCCTTCAACTCATTGACTATACTTAACACCAA taaaacaggGATAAATACGTACACTCACAATTTCTCGGTGTCTCTGAGTTCTGTGTTTTCCACCACCAAAGTTCAAAGCATAATAAATGCATTGCTGAATAATACAACAGTTTATTCCCTCAATGTTATGTCACTAG GAATGGTATACATTGAGGCACCTGAAGGGAAAGTGTGTTACAATTCAAAACAACAACTGAACTGCATGAGCGTGGAACAGATGGAAAAGTGTGAGTGGAAAATGGTCAGAGGGGACGAAACACCTCTGATTCTGGGACCGGGGAGTGAACTAACGCTTTCAGACACTtgtacaaaaacaacaacagtcaCACTTCTAAAGACAAATGGATATTGGTCAG GAACATACATGTGCCTTTTTATCACTGGGAACATAGCTCACATGGCCTCGGCACCTCTTCAAATCGCACTGCTACCAGAGGTGATTAATGTGACCAGCATGCCACAGACTGCAGACTGCTCTGCGGAAAAAAGCACCAAAGTTACCATTTCATGTTCCATCGAGAACAGCACTGAAATCTACAAAGCTTATTTAAAATTTGGAACTACAGAAAAATTATCACCAATTAAATATG CAGGTGACCTGTTTTGTACAGAGGATTCAACTGATGGAAAAAACTGGCCAAAAACAAAGAATAATGAAATAGCAGTTATAGATTGTGTTGAACCAGGCAGACAGGGAATACTGAAACGCAAATGCCTTGGAAACAAATGGGGGGAAGAAGTTTCTCTGTGTGTTAAAACAATCCTGAATGCAGTGGCCTTGCAAGCAAAG GATTTTGAAAAAGGACTTGGAGCAACACAAGAGGGAGCTCAATTAATCTTTCAAAGTTTGAGAAATAACACATCAGAAGTGGGAGAAAACACTTTTGGTGATGTCATGACTGGACTAACTGTTTTCCAAACTATGAAAAATGCATCAGTAAACATGCCAATGCGAGAGAACCTTCTGGAA GACTTCATCGAATCGGCCAGCAGTATGCTGAACATAACCTGGAATGTAGAAGACAAAGAGGAAAATGGTGCATTGGCGACGCAATATCTTTCATCTGTAGAAGGGCTCATCAAAAGCATCAGAATAAATGCCAGCAATGGTTATAATGCTTCTAACATTCAGTTCCAGGTCTGCCGAAGCGGCCCGTCTTGCAACGGATCTGTCTTCGGTGTGGATGTTGAGCTGAACGCCACAGCAGACATGGTGAAAACTGTAGGGTTACTGAGCTTGGCCAACCACCTACCGATGCTGGAATACAAAAGTGCATATGTTTCTAACATAGTTGTGTCCGCTACTGTTGAGAACAATACATCTCCAGGTGTAAACATCAAACTAGCTTTTCCAAATGAAGATGCAGATGCCGAAATGCTCTGTGTGTTCTGGAATGTCACCGAGGAGAGTTGGTCAGACGAAGGCTGCCAGTTTGTTCGAGGACCTGGAAACATTCCCTACTGCGAATGCGATCATCTCACCTCTTTCTCCGTGCTGATGTCCAAGCATCCTGTAAACCTGCCTTTCATGGAACTGATCACTTACATCGGATTGGGAACCTCAATCTGTTCCCTAATCATCTACATCATCATCGAGTGTTTGGTCTGGAGTGCCATTGTCATATCCAACCTCTCCCACTTTCGGCACACCGCTCTCCTCAACATTGGATTGTGTCTGCTCCTGGCTGACTGCAGCTTCTTAGCTTCCTCCTTCCCCTCTATCCTAAATGACACCATGTGCCTGGTTCTGGTAGTGGCAAAGCATTACTTTTTCCTGGCCATGTTTTTCTGGATGCTGTGTCTGAGCGtcatgctggtccaccagctcaTTTTTGTCTTCAGCCACATTGGGAAAAAGGTCTACATGATCCTGGGGTTCACCATCGGCTATGTGTGTCCAACAGTGACTGTGGCAGTTACGTATTTGTACTACAACCAACTGACTGACGTACCCTACTACGACACTAAGACATGTTGGCTTACCTACACGTCAGCAATGGTAGGATCCATCCATGCGTTTCTCTTACCTGTTGGGACCATTGTGCTGGTGAACATTTTTGCCATGGTGACGGTCATTGTAACGGTCTTAAAGCCATCCGGGGCAGAGACCAACAAAAAGGGGGACAGAGATGCAACAAAGAGCATAATCAAAGTGATTATCTTTCTCACGCCTATTTTTGGTGGAACTTGGATTCTGGgactatttgtttttataatgaacGACTTTAAACAGCTTATTACTTGTGTGGTCCATTACCTGTTCACCATACTCAACTCTTTTCAG GGATTCTTCATCTTATTGACGGGATGTTTAGCAGAAAAGAGG gTCCGAGATGAAATTTTAAGGATGGTTATGTTTGGG AAATCAGGCAAAGGTCCAGGCACGACAACAACCATCACAAATAAATGA
- the LOC127622312 gene encoding adhesion G-protein coupled receptor F3-like isoform X2: MIEGNKTLNVAENLPGIIGISLDTLGVTITNAEIVAGMVYIEAPEGKVCYNSKQQLNCMSVEQMEKCEWKMVRGDETPLILGPGSELTLSDTCTKTTTVTLLKTNGYWSGTYMCLFITGNIAHMASAPLQIALLPEVINVTSMPQTADCSAEKSTKVTISCSIENSTEIYKAYLKFGTTEKLSPIKYESNGIKFTENFTVECVTGDKLLSIEGGCTIYNSMNQTQNRIIKIPIIYSGDLFCTEDSTDGKNWPKTKNNEIAVIDCVEPGRQGILKRKCLGNKWGEEVSLCVKTILNAVALQAKDFEKGLGATQEGAQLIFQSLRNNTSEVGENTFGDVMTGLTVFQTMKNASVNMPMRENLLEDFIESASSMLNITWNVEDKEENGALATQYLSSVEGLIKSIRINASNGYNASNIQFQVCRSGPSCNGSVFGVDVELNATADMVKTVGLLSLANHLPMLEYKSAYVSNIVVSATVENNTSPGVNIKLAFPNEDADAEMLCVFWNVTEESWSDEGCQFVRGPGNIPYCECDHLTSFSVLMSKHPVNLPFMELITYIGLGTSICSLIIYIIIECLVWSAIVISNLSHFRHTALLNIGLCLLLADCSFLASSFPSILNDTMCLVLVVAKHYFFLAMFFWMLCLSVMLVHQLIFVFSHIGKKVYMILGFTIGYVCPTVTVAVTYLYYNQLTDVPYYDTKTCWLTYTSAMVGSIHAFLLPVGTIVLVNIFAMVTVIVTVLKPSGAETNKKGDRDATKSIIKVIIFLTPIFGGTWILGLFVFIMNDFKQLITCVVHYLFTILNSFQGFFILLTGCLAEKRVRDEILRMVMFGKSGKGPGTTTTITNK; encoded by the exons ATGATTGAGGGCAATAAGACCCTAAATGTTGCTGAAAATCTGCCTGGAATCATCGGGATTTCTTTGGATACATTAGGGGTGACGATTACAAATGCTGAAATAGTCGCAG GAATGGTATACATTGAGGCACCTGAAGGGAAAGTGTGTTACAATTCAAAACAACAACTGAACTGCATGAGCGTGGAACAGATGGAAAAGTGTGAGTGGAAAATGGTCAGAGGGGACGAAACACCTCTGATTCTGGGACCGGGGAGTGAACTAACGCTTTCAGACACTtgtacaaaaacaacaacagtcaCACTTCTAAAGACAAATGGATATTGGTCAG GAACATACATGTGCCTTTTTATCACTGGGAACATAGCTCACATGGCCTCGGCACCTCTTCAAATCGCACTGCTACCAGAGGTGATTAATGTGACCAGCATGCCACAGACTGCAGACTGCTCTGCGGAAAAAAGCACCAAAGTTACCATTTCATGTTCCATCGAGAACAGCACTGAAATCTACAAAGCTTATTTAAAATTTGGAACTACAGAAAAATTATCACCAATTAAATATG AGAGCAATGGAATAAAGTTTACTGAAAATTTCACTGTTGAATGTGTGACAGGAGACAAACTGCTTTCAATTGAAGGTGGTTGTACTATATATAACAGTATGAATCAGACTCAAAATCGCATAATAAAAATACCGATAATATATT CAGGTGACCTGTTTTGTACAGAGGATTCAACTGATGGAAAAAACTGGCCAAAAACAAAGAATAATGAAATAGCAGTTATAGATTGTGTTGAACCAGGCAGACAGGGAATACTGAAACGCAAATGCCTTGGAAACAAATGGGGGGAAGAAGTTTCTCTGTGTGTTAAAACAATCCTGAATGCAGTGGCCTTGCAAGCAAAG GATTTTGAAAAAGGACTTGGAGCAACACAAGAGGGAGCTCAATTAATCTTTCAAAGTTTGAGAAATAACACATCAGAAGTGGGAGAAAACACTTTTGGTGATGTCATGACTGGACTAACTGTTTTCCAAACTATGAAAAATGCATCAGTAAACATGCCAATGCGAGAGAACCTTCTGGAA GACTTCATCGAATCGGCCAGCAGTATGCTGAACATAACCTGGAATGTAGAAGACAAAGAGGAAAATGGTGCATTGGCGACGCAATATCTTTCATCTGTAGAAGGGCTCATCAAAAGCATCAGAATAAATGCCAGCAATGGTTATAATGCTTCTAACATTCAGTTCCAGGTCTGCCGAAGCGGCCCGTCTTGCAACGGATCTGTCTTCGGTGTGGATGTTGAGCTGAACGCCACAGCAGACATGGTGAAAACTGTAGGGTTACTGAGCTTGGCCAACCACCTACCGATGCTGGAATACAAAAGTGCATATGTTTCTAACATAGTTGTGTCCGCTACTGTTGAGAACAATACATCTCCAGGTGTAAACATCAAACTAGCTTTTCCAAATGAAGATGCAGATGCCGAAATGCTCTGTGTGTTCTGGAATGTCACCGAGGAGAGTTGGTCAGACGAAGGCTGCCAGTTTGTTCGAGGACCTGGAAACATTCCCTACTGCGAATGCGATCATCTCACCTCTTTCTCCGTGCTGATGTCCAAGCATCCTGTAAACCTGCCTTTCATGGAACTGATCACTTACATCGGATTGGGAACCTCAATCTGTTCCCTAATCATCTACATCATCATCGAGTGTTTGGTCTGGAGTGCCATTGTCATATCCAACCTCTCCCACTTTCGGCACACCGCTCTCCTCAACATTGGATTGTGTCTGCTCCTGGCTGACTGCAGCTTCTTAGCTTCCTCCTTCCCCTCTATCCTAAATGACACCATGTGCCTGGTTCTGGTAGTGGCAAAGCATTACTTTTTCCTGGCCATGTTTTTCTGGATGCTGTGTCTGAGCGtcatgctggtccaccagctcaTTTTTGTCTTCAGCCACATTGGGAAAAAGGTCTACATGATCCTGGGGTTCACCATCGGCTATGTGTGTCCAACAGTGACTGTGGCAGTTACGTATTTGTACTACAACCAACTGACTGACGTACCCTACTACGACACTAAGACATGTTGGCTTACCTACACGTCAGCAATGGTAGGATCCATCCATGCGTTTCTCTTACCTGTTGGGACCATTGTGCTGGTGAACATTTTTGCCATGGTGACGGTCATTGTAACGGTCTTAAAGCCATCCGGGGCAGAGACCAACAAAAAGGGGGACAGAGATGCAACAAAGAGCATAATCAAAGTGATTATCTTTCTCACGCCTATTTTTGGTGGAACTTGGATTCTGGgactatttgtttttataatgaacGACTTTAAACAGCTTATTACTTGTGTGGTCCATTACCTGTTCACCATACTCAACTCTTTTCAG GGATTCTTCATCTTATTGACGGGATGTTTAGCAGAAAAGAGG gTCCGAGATGAAATTTTAAGGATGGTTATGTTTGGG AAATCAGGCAAAGGTCCAGGCACGACAACAACCATCACAAATAAATGA